Proteins from a genomic interval of Rhodopseudomonas julia:
- a CDS encoding NADP-dependent oxidoreductase, producing the protein MTESTQILLASRPEGRPTPENFRTETAPVPAPKEGEVLLKIRYLSLDPYMRGRMSAAKSYAAPVEVGAVMEGGTVAEVVESLDPNFASGDMVLSYSGWQTHAVAKAAHLRKLDPEKVPVTTAVGVLGMPGFTAYAGLLTLGKPKEGETVVVAAATGPVGSAVGQIAKIKGARAVGIAGGPEKCRALTEDFGFDAAIDHRSESFAEDLKAACPDGIDVYFENVGGPVFEAVRPLLNFYARVPVCGLVSQYNATGPFEGPDKLPGLMRDILTKSLTIRGFIQTEFKDQMPDFVKEMGSWVADGRIRYKEDIVEGLDRAPDAFIGLLEGKNFGKLIVKVA; encoded by the coding sequence ATGACAGAAAGCACGCAGATCCTCCTCGCGTCACGCCCCGAGGGCCGGCCGACGCCAGAGAATTTCCGCACGGAGACCGCGCCCGTGCCGGCGCCGAAGGAGGGCGAAGTCCTCCTCAAGATCCGTTACCTCTCGCTCGATCCCTATATGCGCGGGCGGATGAGCGCGGCGAAATCCTACGCCGCCCCGGTCGAGGTCGGCGCCGTGATGGAAGGTGGGACTGTGGCGGAGGTCGTGGAAAGCCTCGACCCTAACTTTGCCTCCGGCGATATGGTCCTCTCCTATTCCGGCTGGCAGACGCATGCGGTCGCAAAGGCCGCTCATCTGCGCAAACTCGATCCCGAAAAAGTGCCCGTCACGACCGCCGTCGGCGTCCTCGGCATGCCGGGCTTCACCGCCTATGCAGGGCTTCTGACGCTCGGAAAGCCGAAAGAAGGCGAAACGGTCGTCGTCGCCGCGGCGACCGGACCTGTCGGCTCCGCCGTCGGCCAGATCGCCAAGATCAAGGGCGCGCGCGCCGTCGGCATCGCCGGCGGACCGGAAAAATGCCGGGCGCTCACGGAAGACTTCGGCTTCGACGCGGCAATCGACCATCGCTCCGAAAGCTTCGCGGAGGATCTGAAGGCCGCTTGCCCGGACGGCATCGACGTCTATTTCGAAAATGTCGGCGGCCCCGTCTTCGAGGCCGTGCGCCCGCTCCTCAACTTTTATGCGCGCGTGCCCGTCTGCGGCCTCGTCTCGCAATACAACGCCACCGGCCCGTTCGAGGGCCCGGACAAGCTGCCGGGCTTGATGCGCGATATCCTGACGAAGAGCCTCACCATCCGCGGCTTCATCCAGACGGAATTCAAGGATCAGATGCCGGACTTCGTCAAGGAGATGGGCAGCTGGGTCGCGGACGGACGCATCCGCTACAAGGAAGATATCGTCGAGGGTCTGGACAGGGCGCCGGACGCCTTCATCGGCCTTCTGGAAGGCAAGAATTTTGGCAAGCTGATCGTCAAAGTCGCCTGA
- a CDS encoding RrF2 family transcriptional regulator, which produces MISQKAKYALRALLALAEMESDSISAGELAKGERIPRKFLEQILMELKRDGLIQSRRGVNGGYFLLRPADTITFGHVLRLFDGPIAPLPCLSRVAYRRCADCKDEGACRVRRVFAHVANSARAVLDQTTLADAIADPDSVDRIAGLSIGAS; this is translated from the coding sequence ATGATTTCCCAGAAGGCCAAATACGCCCTGCGGGCGCTGCTTGCGCTCGCAGAAATGGAGAGCGATTCCATTTCCGCGGGCGAGCTTGCCAAGGGGGAGCGTATCCCGCGCAAGTTCCTGGAACAGATCCTGATGGAATTGAAGCGCGACGGACTGATCCAGAGCCGGCGCGGGGTCAATGGCGGCTATTTCCTGCTGAGGCCGGCGGATACGATCACCTTTGGCCATGTTCTGCGGCTTTTCGACGGTCCGATCGCGCCGCTTCCATGCCTCAGCCGGGTGGCCTATCGCCGTTGTGCCGATTGCAAAGACGAAGGCGCATGCCGTGTGCGCCGGGTTTTCGCCCATGTCGCCAATTCCGCGCGCGCCGTTCTCGACCAGACCACGCTCGCCGATGCGATCGCCGATCCCGATAGCGTGGATCGGATTGCCGGGCTCTCGATCGGCGCTTCCTGA
- a CDS encoding UdgX family uracil-DNA binding protein (This protein belongs to the uracil DNA glycosylase superfamily, members of which act in excision repair of DNA. However, it belongs more specifically to UdgX branch, whose founding member was found to bind uracil in DNA (where it does not belong), without cleaving it, appears to promote DNA repair by a pathway involving RecA, rather than base excision.) — translation MARVRIDMKAGADLDGFRKALRALVRDGVAPDDVVFAAEGAQDLFGEPFVGEAPPVALPRVVTRLIADVVCHRDHERYGLLYRLVWRVLHGERALLEVASDPLVCRLARMQQEVRRDIHHMHGFLRFRRVVTKGGVTESETEGSGIEDKERFVAYFEPGHFTLVAAAPFFTERFANMAWSILTPDGSLHWDGKELVEGPPARRDPAAAGDGFEEGWRTYYAATFNPARANPKLMAQHMPRRYWADMPEVAAIPELVSSAPARVREMIAREAAASPKRAPEKALQKMREDRPKSLQDLNALIAASEPLVSGATRAVLGEGPLNADIVFVGEQPGDQEDREGRPFVGPAGQLLDRALAEAGIERGSVYLTNAVKHFKFEMRGKRRIHQKPSVSEVKHYRWWLMAELEFLSPRLVVALGGTAALALSGRQVSVTKTRGRQEFPPFAGFLTVHPAYLLRLPDAEAKASAYRAFVDDLRQVRVIAGKRREAA, via the coding sequence ATGGCCCGCGTCCGCATCGATATGAAGGCGGGGGCGGATCTCGACGGTTTCCGCAAGGCATTGCGCGCCCTCGTACGCGACGGGGTCGCGCCCGACGATGTCGTCTTCGCGGCCGAGGGCGCGCAGGATCTCTTTGGTGAGCCGTTTGTCGGTGAGGCGCCGCCGGTCGCCCTGCCGCGTGTGGTGACGCGGCTCATCGCCGATGTCGTCTGCCACCGCGACCACGAACGCTATGGGCTTCTCTATCGGCTCGTCTGGAGAGTTCTGCACGGCGAGCGAGCGCTTCTCGAGGTGGCGAGCGATCCGCTCGTCTGCCGTCTTGCGCGCATGCAGCAGGAGGTGCGGCGCGACATCCATCATATGCATGGTTTTCTACGCTTTCGCCGTGTGGTGACGAAGGGGGGCGTGACGGAGAGTGAGACTGAAGGCTCTGGCATCGAGGACAAGGAACGCTTCGTCGCCTATTTCGAGCCGGGGCATTTCACCTTGGTTGCAGCTGCGCCCTTCTTCACCGAGCGCTTCGCCAATATGGCCTGGTCGATCCTGACGCCCGATGGCTCGCTGCATTGGGACGGCAAAGAGCTTGTCGAAGGGCCGCCGGCGCGCCGCGACCCGGCCGCTGCCGGCGACGGTTTCGAAGAGGGGTGGCGGACCTATTATGCGGCCACGTTCAATCCGGCGCGGGCCAATCCCAAATTGATGGCGCAGCATATGCCGCGGCGCTACTGGGCCGACATGCCGGAGGTGGCGGCGATCCCGGAACTCGTCAGCTCCGCGCCGGCGCGGGTGCGCGAGATGATCGCGCGCGAGGCAGCCGCGTCGCCCAAGCGCGCGCCGGAGAAGGCGCTCCAGAAAATGCGTGAGGATCGTCCGAAGAGCCTGCAAGACCTCAACGCATTGATTGCCGCCTCGGAGCCGCTGGTGTCGGGGGCGACACGCGCGGTGCTCGGCGAGGGCCCTCTAAATGCCGACATCGTCTTCGTCGGCGAGCAGCCGGGCGATCAGGAGGACCGCGAGGGCCGGCCCTTCGTCGGACCGGCCGGCCAGCTTCTCGACCGGGCGCTGGCGGAGGCTGGGATCGAGCGCGGCTCGGTTTATCTCACCAATGCCGTGAAGCACTTCAAATTCGAGATGCGCGGCAAGCGCCGCATCCACCAAAAGCCAAGTGTGTCGGAGGTGAAGCATTACCGCTGGTGGCTGATGGCGGAGCTCGAATTTCTGTCACCGCGCCTCGTCGTGGCGCTCGGCGGAACGGCGGCGTTGGCGCTTTCAGGCCGACAGGTTTCGGTGACGAAGACGCGGGGCCGGCAGGAGTTTCCACCGTTTGCCGGCTTTCTCACAGTGCACCCGGCCTATCTCCTGCGGTTGCCGGATGCGGAGGCCAAGGCGAGTGCCTACCGTGCCTTCGTCGACGACCTTCGGCAGGTGCGTGTGATTGCGGGGAAGAGACGGGAGGCGGCCTGA
- a CDS encoding HD domain-containing protein, giving the protein MMRQADLSCALDFLRAAERLKDTFRSGFTAEGRPESTAAHTWRLALMAIVFEKDLGEIDFGHLLKILIVHDLAEALSGDVPAVAQMPGEEKAAQERADLMELTAPLDPPRRQTILDLWEEYEAGATPEARLAKGLDKLETILQHNQGLNPPDFDYRFNLAYGRSATDAHPLLQEIRAVLDAETEARAENS; this is encoded by the coding sequence ATGATGAGGCAGGCGGACCTTTCCTGCGCGCTCGATTTTCTGCGCGCGGCGGAGCGGCTCAAGGACACGTTCCGCTCAGGCTTTACGGCGGAGGGGCGGCCGGAGAGCACCGCCGCGCACACCTGGCGGCTCGCCCTGATGGCGATCGTCTTCGAGAAAGATCTCGGCGAAATCGACTTCGGCCATCTCCTCAAGATCCTCATCGTGCACGATCTCGCCGAAGCCCTCTCAGGCGACGTGCCGGCGGTTGCGCAAATGCCGGGCGAGGAGAAGGCGGCGCAGGAGCGCGCCGATCTTATGGAACTGACCGCACCGCTCGATCCGCCGCGGCGGCAGACGATCCTCGATCTCTGGGAGGAGTATGAGGCGGGGGCGACGCCGGAGGCGCGGCTCGCCAAGGGGCTCGATAAGCTCGAGACGATCCTGCAGCACAATCAAGGGCTTAATCCACCCGACTTCGATTATCGATTCAATCTCGCTTATGGCCGCAGCGCCACCGATGCTCATCCTTTGCTTCAAGAGATCCGCGCGGTGCTGGACGCGGAGACGGAGGCGCGGGCCGAAAATTCCTGA
- a CDS encoding LysR family transcriptional regulator, translated as MEFRNLRAFVEVVRQGGFTPAAKALFATQSTISKAVRQLEDEIGLPLLDRIGHRSHLTAPGEVVYRRAVKLLAEREDLARELDEIRGLKQGSLSLGLPPVASSALFAPLFAIYRQRFPGIDVRLVEHGSDRLEEMLRTGEIEMAASLLPFGEDFEWQGVRREPLMAVMPRAHALAGRQTIKIEDVREEPFILFEAGFGLNRIIGDACRRHGFSPAVAARSSQIEFIVGLAAAGLGIAFLPQIIAPRSEAGHAASVLLDEPGTAWHIAMIWRRGAYLSHAARAWLALVEEMHPDEGRAEPPQS; from the coding sequence ATGGAATTTCGCAATCTGCGGGCCTTTGTCGAGGTGGTCCGTCAAGGCGGTTTCACGCCCGCCGCGAAGGCGCTTTTCGCCACGCAATCGACGATCTCAAAGGCCGTGCGGCAGCTCGAAGACGAGATCGGCCTGCCGCTTCTCGATCGCATCGGCCATCGCAGCCACCTGACCGCGCCGGGCGAGGTGGTCTATCGAAGAGCCGTGAAGCTTCTGGCAGAGCGCGAAGATCTCGCGCGCGAGCTCGACGAGATCCGCGGCCTGAAGCAGGGGTCTTTGTCTCTCGGCCTGCCGCCGGTGGCGAGCAGCGCGTTGTTTGCGCCCCTGTTCGCGATCTATCGCCAGCGCTTTCCGGGCATCGATGTGCGCCTCGTCGAGCATGGCAGCGACCGGCTGGAGGAGATGCTGCGGACGGGCGAAATCGAAATGGCCGCCTCGCTTCTTCCTTTCGGGGAGGATTTTGAATGGCAGGGCGTGCGGCGCGAGCCGCTGATGGCGGTCATGCCGCGAGCCCATGCGCTTGCCGGGCGCCAGACGATAAAGATCGAGGATGTGCGCGAGGAGCCGTTCATCCTTTTCGAGGCCGGTTTCGGCTTGAACCGGATCATCGGGGACGCCTGCCGCCGACATGGGTTTTCGCCCGCGGTCGCCGCACGCAGCAGCCAGATCGAGTTCATCGTCGGCCTTGCGGCGGCGGGCCTCGGCATCGCCTTCCTGCCGCAGATCATTGCACCACGCTCGGAGGCGGGCCATGCTGCCTCGGTGCTTCTCGACGAGCCGGGGACTGCCTGGCATATCGCCATGATCTGGCGGCGCGGCGCCTATCTGTCCCATGCGGCCCGGGCCTGGCTTGCCCTCGTCGAGGAAATGCACCCCGATGAGGGGCGCGCCGAGCCGCCGCAGAGCTGA
- a CDS encoding CidA/LrgA family protein: MTPRSLALRFRRSLHNSRLAQIAAIFVFWGIGETIVRLAGLPVPGGIVGMALVLALLISGRLSLFSMRRGAQWFLAEMILFFVPAVLAVVDHREFVGLLGLKILFVILAGTASVMAVTALTADLYYRRRLAAEDRNALFE; this comes from the coding sequence ATGACCCCCCGCAGCCTCGCGCTTCGCTTCCGCCGCAGCCTTCACAACAGCCGTCTTGCACAGATCGCGGCGATCTTCGTGTTTTGGGGGATCGGTGAGACGATCGTGCGCCTTGCGGGGCTTCCCGTGCCCGGCGGCATCGTCGGCATGGCGCTCGTCCTCGCGCTTTTGATCTCCGGCCGTCTCAGCCTTTTCAGCATGCGCCGCGGCGCCCAGTGGTTTCTGGCGGAGATGATCCTGTTCTTCGTGCCGGCCGTCCTCGCCGTCGTCGATCACCGCGAATTCGTCGGCTTGCTCGGCCTCAAGATCCTCTTCGTCATCCTGGCGGGAACAGCCTCCGTCATGGCGGTCACGGCGCTGACGGCGGACCTCTATTATCGCCGCCGCCTGGCCGCGGAGGACCGCAATGCTCTCTTCGAGTGA
- a CDS encoding sulfate ABC transporter substrate-binding protein, whose amino-acid sequence MQTMRRSLAAGLAAVWAMAAPAFADTTLLNVSYDPTRELYEAFNAAFAAHFKAETGETVSVRMSHGGSGKQARAVIDGLKADVVTLALEADIDAIAKATGKIPTNWRGRLPNHSAPYTSTIVFLVRKGNPKEIRDWPDLVKEGVDVITPNPKTSGGARWSYLAAWAYANEAFHGDEEATRGFMSELFRHVPVLDTGARGATTTFVQRGIGDVLITWENEAFLALKELGPDKFEIVAPSISIKAEPPVALVDGNVDKAGTRQAAEAYLAYLYSPEGQRLVAKNFYRPAEPAFADGSDMARFPDLKLVTIDDPLFGGWEKAQPMHFGNGGVFDQIYQPAR is encoded by the coding sequence ATGCAAACGATGCGACGATCTCTTGCGGCGGGCCTTGCCGCTGTCTGGGCGATGGCGGCACCGGCCTTCGCCGACACCACGCTTCTCAACGTTTCCTATGATCCGACGCGCGAGCTCTACGAGGCGTTCAACGCCGCCTTCGCCGCGCATTTCAAAGCCGAAACCGGCGAAACCGTCTCGGTGCGAATGTCGCATGGCGGCTCCGGCAAGCAGGCACGGGCGGTGATCGACGGGCTGAAAGCCGATGTCGTGACGCTGGCGCTCGAAGCCGATATCGATGCGATCGCCAAGGCGACCGGAAAGATCCCGACGAACTGGCGCGGCCGGCTGCCCAATCACAGCGCGCCCTACACCTCGACCATCGTTTTCCTCGTCCGCAAGGGCAATCCGAAGGAGATCCGCGACTGGCCCGATTTGGTGAAGGAGGGCGTCGACGTCATCACGCCCAATCCGAAGACCTCGGGCGGCGCGCGCTGGAGCTATCTCGCGGCCTGGGCCTATGCCAACGAAGCCTTTCATGGTGACGAGGAGGCGACGCGTGGCTTCATGAGCGAGCTTTTTCGGCATGTGCCGGTGCTCGACACGGGCGCGCGCGGCGCCACCACCACCTTCGTGCAGCGGGGCATCGGCGACGTCCTGATCACCTGGGAAAACGAGGCTTTTCTGGCACTCAAGGAGCTCGGTCCAGACAAGTTCGAGATCGTGGCGCCGTCGATTTCCATCAAGGCGGAGCCCCCCGTCGCCCTTGTCGACGGCAATGTCGACAAGGCCGGAACGCGCCAGGCGGCCGAAGCCTATCTTGCCTATCTCTATTCGCCGGAAGGGCAGCGATTGGTGGCGAAGAATTTCTATCGCCCGGCGGAGCCGGCCTTCGCCGATGGTTCGGACATGGCGCGGTTTCCCGATCTCAAACTCGTCACCATCGACGATCCGCTCTTCGGCGGATGGGAGAAGGCTCAGCCGATGCACTTTGGCAATGGCGGCGTTTTCGACCAGATCTATCAGCCTGCGCGATAG
- a CDS encoding flavin reductase family protein, with protein sequence MTAVKKIDFDVSDVRRYLEPGPVVLVSSAHRGAHDIMTMGWHTIMEFSPSLVGCMISAGNHSFELIRASGECVINLPTTALTDTVVKIGNTSGERIDKFEEFGLTAEAAEMVGAPMIGECHANFECRLFEDALVGRYNFFVFEVVKAHVAPEPEHPETLHYKGGGIFMVSGEIIDKSALFRPGML encoded by the coding sequence ATGACGGCGGTGAAGAAAATCGATTTCGACGTGTCGGATGTGCGGCGCTATCTGGAGCCCGGGCCCGTCGTGCTCGTCTCGTCCGCCCATCGGGGCGCGCACGACATCATGACGATGGGCTGGCACACGATCATGGAATTTTCGCCCTCTCTCGTCGGCTGCATGATCTCCGCCGGCAACCATTCCTTCGAGCTCATCCGTGCGAGCGGCGAATGCGTCATCAATCTGCCGACGACGGCGCTCACCGATACCGTCGTCAAGATCGGCAACACCTCCGGAGAGCGGATCGACAAGTTCGAGGAGTTCGGTCTGACGGCCGAGGCTGCCGAGATGGTGGGCGCGCCGATGATCGGCGAATGCCACGCCAATTTCGAATGCCGGCTGTTCGAGGATGCGCTCGTCGGGCGCTACAATTTCTTCGTCTTCGAGGTGGTGAAGGCGCATGTGGCGCCGGAGCCGGAACATCCCGAGACGCTGCATTACAAGGGCGGCGGCATCTTCATGGTCTCCGGCGAAATCATCGACAAGAGCGCGCTCTTCCGTCCGGGCATGCTGTGA
- a CDS encoding LrgB family protein: MLSSSEILLHGLFWSALTIGTYFLAKRIYLRWRQPFLMPLAITPALLILIVVTADETYRDYIRSTGWLVSLLGPAMVAFAVPIYEQRALIARHWPVLVVGMLAGTATAILSGWTFASLVGLDDALRLSLLPRSVSTPFAMVVSSDIGGAPDLTAVFVVLTGVFGAILGELMLTILPVKSALARGALFGVAAHASGTAKAHEIGHEEGSVAGLVMVLVGLLNVLVAPLIAHGLPYL; encoded by the coding sequence ATGCTCTCTTCGAGTGAAATCCTGCTCCACGGCCTCTTCTGGTCGGCTCTGACGATCGGCACCTATTTTCTGGCAAAGCGCATCTATCTGCGCTGGCGGCAGCCTTTTTTGATGCCGCTCGCGATCACCCCGGCGCTTCTCATCCTGATCGTCGTCACCGCCGACGAGACCTACCGCGATTATATCCGCTCCACCGGCTGGCTCGTCAGCCTGCTCGGCCCGGCCATGGTCGCCTTCGCCGTGCCGATCTACGAGCAGCGCGCCCTGATCGCGCGCCACTGGCCGGTCCTCGTCGTCGGCATGCTGGCGGGCACCGCCACGGCCATTCTCTCCGGCTGGACCTTTGCAAGCCTCGTCGGTCTCGACGACGCCCTGCGCCTCAGCCTTCTGCCACGCTCCGTTTCCACGCCCTTTGCCATGGTCGTCTCCTCCGACATCGGCGGCGCCCCCGATCTGACCGCCGTCTTCGTCGTCCTGACCGGTGTCTTCGGCGCCATCCTCGGCGAATTGATGCTGACGATCCTGCCGGTCAAATCGGCGCTCGCCCGCGGCGCCCTTTTCGGCGTCGCAGCCCATGCGAGCGGCACCGCCAAGGCCCACGAGATCGGCCACGAAGAAGGCTCCGTCGCCGGCCTCGTCATGGTGCTCGTCGGCCTTTTGAACGTCCTCGTCGCACCGCTGATCGCCCACGGTCTCCCCTATCTCTGA
- a CDS encoding D-tagatose-bisphosphate aldolase, class II, non-catalytic subunit — translation MSTAYLASLPRRHQAHENVGISSICSAHPMVIEATLRHGLTSDGPVLIEATCNQVNHEGGYTGMTPADFRRFVEEIAAKVGFDTSRLILGGDHLGPNPWKSLPAEEAMGKAEAMVDAFVKAGFTKIHLDTSMGCAGESVALADEVTAERAARLAAVSEAAAKESGFDLPVYVIGTEVPIPGGAMEEIEELAVTDPEAALATVEVHRAAFAARGLEDAFARAIGVVVQPGVEYGNENIVFYDRAKAASLSAVLSKMPQFVFEAHSTDYQPVELLAGLVDDGFPILKVGPALTFAYREALYGLDQIAVELDGLSPEETLKHAMEEVLVGDPREWAKYYHGSDAEKRINRHFSYSDRIRYYWPQPKAVAAVTTLLTRLKGRQLPLPLISQYLGALYPAVADGRLAATPESLILANIDRVVSTYAAAARTPAV, via the coding sequence ATGAGCACGGCCTATCTGGCGAGCCTGCCAAGGCGGCATCAGGCACATGAGAATGTCGGCATTTCCTCCATCTGTTCGGCGCATCCGATGGTCATCGAGGCGACGCTTCGCCATGGCCTCACGAGCGACGGACCGGTTCTGATCGAGGCGACCTGCAACCAGGTCAATCACGAGGGCGGCTATACCGGCATGACGCCGGCTGATTTCCGCCGCTTCGTCGAAGAGATCGCCGCAAAGGTCGGCTTCGACACGAGCCGGCTGATCCTGGGCGGCGATCATCTCGGTCCCAATCCGTGGAAGAGCCTTCCGGCCGAAGAGGCGATGGGCAAGGCCGAGGCGATGGTGGACGCCTTCGTGAAGGCCGGTTTCACCAAGATCCATCTCGACACCTCGATGGGCTGCGCCGGGGAGAGCGTGGCGCTCGCTGATGAGGTGACGGCGGAGAGGGCGGCGCGGCTTGCCGCCGTTTCGGAGGCTGCGGCGAAGGAATCTGGCTTCGACCTTCCCGTCTATGTCATCGGCACGGAAGTGCCGATCCCGGGCGGGGCGATGGAAGAGATCGAGGAGCTTGCCGTCACCGATCCTGAGGCGGCGCTTGCAACCGTCGAGGTGCATCGTGCGGCTTTTGCTGCGCGTGGACTTGAGGATGCCTTTGCACGCGCGATCGGCGTCGTCGTGCAGCCGGGCGTCGAATACGGCAACGAGAACATCGTCTTCTACGACCGGGCGAAGGCGGCCTCGTTGAGTGCGGTCCTGTCGAAGATGCCGCAATTCGTCTTCGAGGCGCATTCGACCGATTATCAGCCGGTGGAGCTTCTGGCGGGCCTGGTCGACGATGGCTTTCCGATCCTGAAGGTCGGGCCGGCGCTCACCTTCGCCTATCGCGAGGCGCTTTACGGGCTCGATCAGATTGCGGTCGAGCTCGACGGGCTTTCGCCTGAAGAGACGCTGAAGCACGCGATGGAAGAGGTGCTCGTCGGCGATCCGCGCGAATGGGCGAAATATTACCACGGCAGCGACGCGGAGAAGCGCATCAACCGGCATTTCAGCTATTCCGACCGCATCCGCTATTACTGGCCGCAGCCGAAGGCCGTTGCCGCGGTGACGACGCTTCTGACGCGTCTCAAGGGCCGGCAATTGCCGCTGCCGCTCATCAGTCAGTATCTCGGCGCGCTCTACCCGGCGGTGGCGGACGGACGGCTTGCGGCGACGCCCGAGTCCCTGATCCTCGCCAATATCGACCGCGTCGTGTCCACCTATGCCGCGGCGGCGCGCACACCCGCGGTGTGA
- a CDS encoding putative DNA modification/repair radical SAM protein, whose amino-acid sequence MDEKLATKLGILADAAKYDVSCASSGAPKRKAGKNGLGATAPSGICHAFTPDGRCVSLLKILLTNYCLFDCAYCINRRSSNVPRARFSVEEVVRLTLEFYKRNYIEGLFLSSGIARSPDRTMEEMMRVAKTLRRVHGFQGYIHLKAIPEASPWLIEEAGRYADRLSINLELASGASLKTLAPEKNDRTITHAMGQMHERILEARDERRRFSPAGQSTQVIVGADDVKDAAIIRTSARLYGDYALKRVYYSAFSPIPEASVLLPAKAPPLRRENRLYQADWLMRFYGFSADEVADSGEDGMLALDVDPKLAWALKHRERFPVDVNCAEREMLLRVPGLGQRAVERILTSRRHQKLRLPDLARLTAGLKRALPFLVTPDHRPVSLIDRLDLRQRLAEPAQQMSLF is encoded by the coding sequence ATGGATGAGAAGCTCGCAACCAAGCTCGGCATTCTGGCGGACGCGGCCAAATATGACGTGTCCTGCGCCTCGTCGGGCGCGCCGAAGCGCAAGGCTGGCAAGAACGGGCTCGGCGCGACGGCGCCGTCCGGCATTTGCCACGCCTTCACGCCGGACGGGCGCTGCGTCTCGCTTCTGAAAATCCTTCTGACGAATTACTGCCTGTTCGACTGCGCCTATTGCATCAACCGGCGTTCCTCGAACGTGCCGCGGGCGCGTTTTTCGGTCGAGGAGGTGGTGCGGCTCACGCTCGAATTCTACAAACGCAACTATATCGAAGGCCTGTTTTTATCCTCCGGCATTGCGCGCTCGCCCGACCGGACGATGGAAGAAATGATGCGGGTGGCGAAGACGCTCCGGCGCGTTCACGGATTTCAGGGCTATATCCATCTCAAGGCCATTCCCGAGGCGAGCCCGTGGCTGATCGAAGAGGCGGGGCGGTACGCCGACCGGTTGTCGATCAATCTGGAGCTTGCGAGCGGGGCGAGCCTGAAAACGCTCGCGCCGGAAAAGAACGACCGGACGATCACTCACGCCATGGGGCAGATGCATGAGCGCATCTTGGAGGCGCGCGACGAGCGACGGCGTTTCTCTCCGGCCGGACAGAGCACGCAGGTGATCGTCGGGGCGGACGATGTGAAGGATGCTGCGATCATTCGCACGAGCGCCAGGCTCTACGGCGATTACGCGTTGAAGCGGGTCTATTATTCCGCCTTCAGCCCGATCCCCGAGGCGAGCGTCCTTCTGCCGGCGAAGGCGCCGCCGCTTCGCCGGGAAAACCGGCTTTATCAGGCGGACTGGCTGATGCGGTTTTACGGGTTTTCGGCCGACGAGGTCGCCGACAGCGGCGAGGACGGCATGCTGGCGCTCGATGTCGATCCGAAGCTTGCCTGGGCGCTGAAGCATCGCGAGCGCTTTCCCGTCGACGTCAATTGCGCGGAGCGGGAGATGCTTTTGCGGGTGCCGGGGCTCGGGCAGAGGGCCGTGGAGCGCATTCTCACCTCGCGCCGGCACCAGAAGCTGCGACTTCCAGATCTCGCGCGGCTGACGGCGGGCCTGAAACGGGCGCTGCCGTTTCTCGTCACGCCGGACCACCGGCCCGTCTCCCTCATCGACCGGCTCGATCTGCGGCAAAGGCTCGCCGAGCCGGCCCAGCAAATGAGCCTGTTCTGA